TCCCTGTCGCTTTACTCCTCCTGTTCCAACTGCTGGCCTCCCCTATCCTCCTGGCACTGCCCACCTCAGGCCTTTGCCTCGCCTGCTCTCTCGCCCAGCATGTGTCCACTCACAGGTCCCCAGCTCCAGGTCCCTGCTCATATGTCCTCTTTGGAGGAggccctcccttcccctgccctccctgccccccagtcTCCATCCCCTTGCTGTGTTTGATTCGTCACCACCTGACAGGGCATTATACACTGTTTTGCCTCCAGGCTTACTGCCTGCTTCTCTCACTGGCATCTGAGCCTCGTGAAGGCCCAGACTGATtcttgctcactgctgtatcctgAATGCTCAGAACAGAGCTGGTGCACAGTAGAGACTCAGCAAAAATCACCGATAATGTGAATCAACAAACTAATGTACCATCTGTGATGTAATGTCATCGGCTTAGCTTCTGACCAGGTCACGGGTTTCAGGAGGGCACAGATGCTTCTATCCTACTCATGCTGGCATTGCCAGGGCTGTCTGTGCCAaagcactcaatgaatatttagtGAACGAAGGAAAGAGCAAAGTATACAATTTGGATTCGGGGGCAGAATGTGCAGGAGGTTTCTGCCACAGTCCACATGGGATTTGATAAGAGTCTCACTGTCTGTGGACAGCAAGTAAGAAATCGGTGCCTCTGTGTGCAGAAATCCCCTCAAATCCCCTCATTTGAGATAGTAATTAAAGATGGACCTGGTGAGAAGAGCTTACAAAGGAAAGACACGGAACGGTTGACTGGCACAGGAGGGAGGGTCAGTGGGTGTGCATTATGCTTTGCAGTTTTGGAGGCAAACAACAAAATAACTACAAAAGCACCCTAGCCCAGTGATGCACTTACCTTGTAGAAGAAGTGGAGCCCTTGGctgaaagagagaagaaacaaaagccaGTTATTTAACCTAGAAACACACTTTTCTCAcgtaactttgtgtgtgtgtgtgtgtgtgtgtgtgtgtgtgtgtgtagagggggagACAGAGGTTTACCTCCAAGGATGTTGGGAGGAATTATTGAAATCACCTCTAAACCACAGGAAACCCCATGTCCATCCCACTGGGGTGGGCGGCCCATTATCTTCCATGGAGGAAGACTAGTGAGCTGGGCCTTCCTGCTTTCCCATCTCTGGGAATTGCCAAAGGTCAGATCCCAAAGCAGCCTTCAGCCTGGCAGGGGTCAACTGCCCTACCTCTGTCTGAGCCTCTCTTCCATCCATCACACACCTTACCAGAGACCCTACAGCAAGCCTGGGCCCCCATCAGGGCCCTTCACCGCTGGAGAACAGGTTTTAGCAGGTCTGCTAGGTAGGGGAGTAAATGGGAATCCCACTTCTGCCACCaactcacttgctgtgtgaccctctGAGGGTCATATTCCCTCTCTGAGCTTGGATTTCAGTGCTCTAACTCACAGGGTTGGGCTGGACATTCATTTTCATCTCACCACTTtccaaaaaaggatcttgctcagAGATTTTAAGCCTGTGATATGGGGCATCCCACAGAGAAGCCACTGGGGCTCAGCCACCATTCGACTCTCATTTTGCTgtaaaattgtaattaaaaagcAACACGCACGGGCAAATGTGCTCTGCACCACATTTTAACACGCTGGAGGCTGCCACAATGCAAGAATTCTCACTGCCAGATTGACGCTTGGTGCCTGAGCAGGTACTGGATTTTTAGTTGAGTGACACCAGTTAGATGCTGCAGCTCAGCATCTAACATTTGAATGGAGGCTGATGGGTTGCCAAGTGCTGGGTCATGAGTCATCTCAGGGAGTCCAGTGATGGGAccaatcatctccattttacaccaAGGACACTGGATGACTccctaaggtcacacaactggtAAGTGATAGAGTTGAAATTAGGATATTTCACTGTGAGTATGAGGTAGAGGATGGCAGATACCTCCAGGGACCAATGGAGGGAGAAGGGGTGTCTCATTAGGATGGAGGTGAAGTGCAGAGTGGTCTCAAACGTAGTCCCTGGAGACCCACTGCCCAGGTGTGGATCCTGGCCTCAGCACTCACCagttgtgagaccctgagcaagtTTTATAACTTtcccatgcctcagttttctcatctgtaaagtggggttaGGTCTgtgagcagtgcctggcacatcagaAGGTCTGACTGAGGGCCAGTTGTCACTGTCTCTAGAGACTATGTGTGAGAGCTGGGCTCTGCACACAAGCAGACGCACCACGCAGGGCTGGGTGGCCTTCACCAGCATCTGCAGTTCTCCAACCCCCCGCCCCCTTCTGGAACGCTGGGTCACTGATGCCCAGGCCTATGGTTATGTGCTCACATGTGCCGGAGCCTGATGTGGTGGCCAGGGATGAGGCTCCAAAGGGGACTGGGACACTAGTGGATACCGTGAATGCTCCATCCAAGGACTGGCTTGTCACTCTTGGTGGGCAACAGACCCTGCTTCCCCACCTGAGGAGGAGTCCTTCCTGTGCGGGGGCTCCAGGAGTGTTAGGGAAACCACCCTGTAGATCATCTGGCAGAACCTCTTCTGGATTCCAGAGATGCGGGCCCTGATGCCAGCCCTCCTGGACGGGAGCTGGAGGCTCAGGCAGTGTCTCAGAGCTGAGTCCCTCCAGCCAGCCCAGCGGGGAGGGAAACTCGGGGACCAGAGGAAAGGGGGTACAGGAGGGGTGCATGTCTGATGCACAACATTCCTGTTGAGCTCTGCCTGGAGGTCTGGGCGCAGAAGCACAGCTCGGGACCACACTTTGCACTTTATAAGCTGCGGCACGTGGTGGGTCACTaccagcattttttaaagaatatcgtacaaaatatgacaaaaaggaaaatatcagagTTCCAATTTTATAGATGGGGTGTGTGTGCCTTGGGTTGAGACATGAAATGTATTTCTATCACTTGTAGCCAAAAAAGTTTCAGAAACACTGGCTTAAAATAGTCTCCTTCAAGAGTGGGAAAGAGAACATGTATCTTTTTAGGTCTGAGAATGTGTCAGAGCTGCTGTTTCACATGAGCTTGTTTGTTTCATAACTATCCTCCAAGGCCGGCACTGCcacacccattttacagctgaggaaatggaggctcgtGGAGGCCAAATTGTTTAGAGCATAAAACAAGGGTCTGGAACCCTAGTTTGTCTGACCCCAAAGTCAGAGGTCTGGCCACAGcaacaactacacacacacacacacacacacacacacacacacacacacacacacaacgtgCTTGCCCACGCACATGCATGAGCATGCAAACAAGGGGACGATGTCCTGGATTTGAACTTATACCCTCCTGCTGCAGTCAAAGGCCACACATCTTGCCACAGTGAAGGGAGCTTTCCAGGCAGGTGGCTCACGTTTCCAGGCTCATGTACAATACTGACGACAGGagttcacatttattgagcacttgctgtgtgctGGGCATCTTGCTAACATTGTACCCACAGTCAGCCATTTAATCCCCCCAACGGCCTCAGAAGTAAGTGGTGGTATTATCCCCACTTCCTTCTAGCCTCCTGCCAGGGTGCTGGGCAGGTAACCTGGACAGGTAAGGGGAAAGCAGAAGTCTGCCCGGGGCTCCTGGGAAACAGTTTCCTCCCTGAGGGCCTCTTGCCACCCTGGCATCTCCCTGCTTCCCACCTTGGTAGCGGTCCCGTGAGGATGTGAGGCCTGGAGCAGTGCTGGCTGCGGGGCTGCTGACCTACGCAGATTACAGCCTGGTCAAGGGCCCACACAGCCATGCCACGGGTACCTTTGGACTTCTTGTTACTGGGAGTAACTGGACATCTTTATGGCTTAAACAGTGTGAGGCATTCCCCTCTAGGAAGGACAGCCCAGGGGCAAACTCATGAGGAGGAATTGAGGGATGCACCCACCTTTCTTCTGTCTGATTCGGAGGAGGTAGAGGGCGGCGATCAGCAGGGCCACCAGCAGGGCACACACTACACCCACCACGATGAAGATACTGTTCCACTTGTCAGCCTTGTCTAGGACCACACAAAATAGAGGCTTCTTgtaggaaaatttaaaacaaaaaaaaggaaaacccacTGCCCTTATTCACCACGAGGCAGACTTCATTAACTGAAAACATCTGGCTCAGACATTTCAGGTCACATGGGCACATCCATGGGTCTGCACACACCTCTCCTCATGGGTTACCCACCGGCAATGCAAAAAACGTGCCGAGGTAACAGGGGGGAAACGCTGCCATCAGCCTCGGAGAGGCCCAGCTGCAGGACATGGGCAGGAACCTCCCTCCCGAGGAACAGACATATGTTCCTCCTCATCTGAGTGAGCCGTGGAGCGGCCACACAGGGGCGCAGGTCTGCCTGGAACTCCTAATCGTAGCTGGGGCATCACACAGcgcagggggcaggggtggcgAGGAGTGGTGGACGTTGTGTCTGGACATGCAGAGCCCCAAGGCTGTGCCCTGGTCTGTGCCCAGGGCCCGGGCCTAGGAGCGCTGAACCCAGGACATGGGACACGGAGACAGGACAGGGGTGGCGCCGGGCACAGGCAGGGGATCCCACATGAGGGCACAGTGGGAGGCCAGGAGCAGGTCTCAGACACATGGGTTCAAATCATTGCCCTTTgtggtgtgaccttgagcaggtcatTTAAACCCCCCTCACACACTGGCTTATGTTATTGAGGCCAATAGTAATCTCTACCTCATTGGATAGCTCTGAGGATTACCTCACTAACTAAACCAGCTCGCACATCAACCAGCTAACTCACTCTTTCATCCTTTCTAAAAGTATTTCTTGAGTGTCTACTGCATACCCAGCCCTGAAGCTATAATGCTGCGACAGCTATGGTCCTAGCAGCTGAGACTCAAAGCTGGGGGATCACCAGGGTCACCTCCCTCAACATTGCCAGAAGCCGGAGGAGCAGCCCAGAGACGGGCACCGACTTGTCCAAGCTCCCCAGCAAGACTGTGACACGCGGAGTGGATCCACACAACCTGTCCCCAGGGGCAGGGCTCATCCTGTGAAAACCAGCCATTGGTGGCACCAAAGGGCACCGTGACAGGCCCCAAGGCTTCTTTGGAGCTGTTCCCTTGAAGGATGCACGAAGGAAGGAAATGGACTCTATTCTAATCCATTCAAAGGGTCGCTACATACAAGCGTACAGGTGATGGAACATTCCACAGTGGTACCAAAATGCCAACTAGGTGCTGCCGTtttgaagaaagaagggagacaCATCGACAACAGGTTGGATGGGGGCTGACGCTTTTCACTCTCCCTCCATCATCTTAAATGGGCCTAGAAATGTTCCCTGGGAATCATCCCATAGAAATAGCTGCGCATGTAACAGAATATGTACAAGGACATTTAGGGCAGCATTGATTTCACTTGAGATAAGCCGCAGACACCCTGAAGCCCCCGTCCCTACTCCCAGTGGGGCACCCTTGCGATGGCAGCCAGGGAGACAAGGCCCAGGTAAGAAAGAGCAAGCCAGAGGGAGGTGGGCGGACATGGAATGGTGAACACAATTACTGTtagtgaaagaaagcaagaggCAGGACGCTATGGACAGGACGATCTCTCTCCTtccctactttctttctttcatggatattTATGTCAAAAGATCTATAAAGAATACACCAAACTCTAACAAGTGGTCACTCTTTTGGGtgtggggtttgggggtgggAACTCACTCTAAAGTTCTATTTTACACCTATTGACTTCTAGATTGTTCTATGATAAGCATGAATTACTacctttaatattaaaaaaaagataaggaactGGGTCAGTTGGAGTGGAGGCCTCACCAAGAGGTTCTTCTGCATCCTGGTTCTTCTGGGGAGCAGAGGCCTCCAGGGTATGGTTTTTGGTGACCGCCGGTTGTCCGTCATGCTccacctggcaggtgagcagCACAGCCTCCCTGTGGACAGGTGAGTTCACCAGGATCAAGCTCGTCTGGTTAAAGGTCCCATCCTTGTTCTCTATGAGGGTCGAGGCCGTGTCTATTCGGGACACATTTCCGTTCTCCAACCAGGTCAGCTGTAGGCGCTGGGGGTAGAACTTGTTCACCTGGCAGGTGACATTCACCTGGTTCCCCGCCGTGGGGTGTTGGGTAATCGTCAAGGTAGGCGGAACTGAAACAGCAGAAGCAGAAGCTCTGACCTTATGGAACCAACAGGTCACAGGAGAGGGGCTGGATAACAGCTTCCAGCACAGCAAGGGAGTCACCAGAGGACAGAACCAGGCATGCAGCAGGTGCTCAAACACCGAGGGTCTctgcatataaatgaaatcataagcaCCCTGcagggcacacagtaggtgctcaaggaCTGAGCTCCTATTAGGTTAATAATGTGTGCCATCTACAAGCACAGCCCCTGACATGCAGGTGGAATATAATAACTGCAGCAAAACATATGAAATCACCAAGCACATAGGGGCCTGGcttatagtaggtactcagtagtTGGAGAAGCTATTGGAAAAGTAAAGGAAACTACTTGGCACAGTGCTTGGCTCATGATGGGTGTCCACCTGGCAGCTGCCATTAAAACAGTAGTGAGTGACCAGCTCATCTAGGAGCCTGGTGATGGGGCAGGACTGTCAGGAAGTAGATTCCAGGCAATTTGAGGCCTGGAGCTAaaagcagggaggaggaggaacaggcTGGGGCCTTGGGGGCAGGTGTGGGCTTAGGCTGGCGTGAGGGGCTTCTACCTCGGATGGTCTCAGACAAGTTGGCTGTCCCACGAAGAGGAGGGTCTCGCTTCAGGGTGATGTGGGTCACCTCACAGATGACCTGGGAACGAACATCCCCCGGAGCCACCACCACCTTGGTTGTGCTGGAGATGCTGTAGGAAACGTTGTTTCCCTCTGGTTCCACGTTGGTCTGGGAGGCTGAGAGCTCGTTGCCATTTTTGAACCATTTCAGGGAGATGTTTCTGGGGGAGAACCCGTGGGATTTGCAGGTGAAGTTCACTGTCTGCTCAGGTGTGACCCTCACTGCGGGGCCTGACACCACGGGAGGAGAGGGTTTGGCTACAAAAGGAACATTTATAAATGATGAACATGATTGTAATTATCATCACTAATGATAAAACTGTGACACAGTTAAGAACCACCACACacgttattttttaaattcttcagaTAGTTCTGGGAGGGCAGTGTCATCATCCTCATCTGacagaggagacacacaggttcCCAGAGGTGACTCTGAGTCAGGGGCAGGGCAGACATCGAATTCCAGGCCTGAGTTCAAAGTCCACCTACTTACATCTGCCAGGTGATTTCCCACCAGTATGGGCAAAGGAACAAAAGTACTGATTGGTCTTACTCTCCTATTATTTTTCCTAGCTGGGCTCCCCCTGGAAAACTTAGGTAAGTTGGCAGAAGTGTTTACAGAAGTAAATGCAGGGGAAGCGGGGTCATAGCGGGACCACATGGAAGCTGAACCAGGCTGGCCGTCCAACGAGAGGTGTGGCCACGGCAGCTCGCAGTTCCTCGTCTGTGAAAGGGGACAGCAGGCATTACCCTTCCCGGGCTGCAGTGAGGGTTAAATCAGGTAGTGGGAGCATTTTTGCTATGAGTAAAACACAAGTTGATTCACAGAACCAACAAACACAGATCTCTCTTTAACCGGGACTGTGTTTATATCCAGAGCTGTCCCTTCAGGTGTTTATGCAATTACTGcatagttttccttctttccacGAATATTCCACTAGGACTAATGTGCCAATCTTTGAACTTGAAAGGAAGGGAGCAAAGGCATGTTTTTCTGAGTCTGGGTTCCTCTCCTGGGTCAGTTTTAGGTTGAAACAAAGATCAATGAGTGCTAAGAAACCAAAGGTGGTTAATTTCTTAATTGTTATTAAATCAGAAGAGACATAGACACAGGCCTATGAAGCAGCAGAAGCACCTCTTGTGTCCTGAAAATGTACACAAATCAGCAAATCAAAAgtgagggcagggcttccctggtggcgcagtggttgagagtccgcctgctaatgcaggggacatgggttcgtgccccggtctgggaagatcccacgtgccgcggagcggctgggcccgtgagccgtggccgctgggcctgtgcgtccggagcctgtgctccgcagcgggagaggccacaacggtgagaggcccgcgtaccacaaaaaaaaaaccaaaacaaaacaaaacaaaaaaaaaaagtgagggcaGTTTCTCCCTGTAGAAGGGTCCTCTAGGGTGTCTCCAAATTGTTCATTATTACGTAATACCTCCTGTAAAAGTTGGCAGACAGcaactattataaatatttgcatttgtaaatatttaacttGCTTCCTAAAGCTCATCAAACATTTTGAGGACATAGTAAGGAGGTGTTACTTGAATAAATCAAGTCATAAAAACacctgcaggcttccctggtggcacaatggttgagagtccgcctgccgatgcaggggacacgggttcatgccccggtccgggaagatcccacatgtcgcgttgcagctgggtccatgagccacagccgctgagcctgcgcgtccggagcctgtgctctgcagcgggagaggccacaacagtgagaggccctcgtaccacaaaaaaaaaccccaccagcaTCCTGGACGTAACTAAAGGAGCAGATACTGTGATCAGTTAGCACTTATAGAGAGTTTTGGGGAGCCTGATGCTGGGCTGATTCCTCTAGGAACCTCAGCTCTCTCATTCCCCAC
The DNA window shown above is from Kogia breviceps isolate mKogBre1 chromosome 14, mKogBre1 haplotype 1, whole genome shotgun sequence and carries:
- the LOC131741426 gene encoding tyrosine-protein phosphatase non-receptor type substrate 1-like; translation: MEPARPAPGRLRPLLCLLLAAASAWSGVAGEKELQVIQPERSVSVAAGETATLHCYVTSLLPVGPFKWFRGTGPGRELISLKGSPFPRVTNVSDTTRRNNTDFSIRISNITPADAGMYYCVKFQRGSPDDVEFKSGPGTHLTVSAKPSPPVVSGPAVRVTPEQTVNFTCKSHGFSPRNISLKWFKNGNELSASQTNVEPEGNNVSYSISSTTKVVVAPGDVRSQVICEVTHITLKRDPPLRGTANLSETIRVPPTLTITQHPTAGNQVNVTCQVNKFYPQRLQLTWLENGNVSRIDTASTLIENKDGTFNQTSLILVNSPVHREAVLLTCQVEHDGQPAVTKNHTLEASAPQKNQDAEEPLDKADKWNSIFIVVGVVCALLVALLIAALYLLRIRQKKAKGSTSSTRLHEPEKNTRETTQIQDNNDITYADLNLPKGKKSTPKADEPNSHTEYASIQARPPPVSEDTLTYADLDMVHLNRNPKQPAPKPEPSYSEYASVQVQRK